A region from the Desulfoglaeba alkanexedens ALDC genome encodes:
- a CDS encoding ATP-grasp domain-containing protein, which produces MKRGGSGSGREKVSLGKRPRGCPSFRCLGVRPNWEDYSGEERDLIRGAAKIYYPSRLYETFFLSTGKDVFPRNYYEFMGNKIRQTGLFQLLDVSHPRTKVYYGRRRSPCILSDFTYPFIAKDPLGSSQGSGVWRIENRKDLERYLARCRPAYIQEYLPIDRDLRVVLIAGRVVHAYWRVAPPGEFRNNVSLGASLVFDAIPEDALDFARDVACRCGFGEVGLDICRHDGRYYVLEANMVYGLEGFHRRCLNIHEILKRLDDGGTL; this is translated from the coding sequence ATGAAGCGTGGCGGTTCAGGATCGGGTCGTGAGAAAGTCTCCCTGGGTAAGAGGCCGCGGGGGTGCCCGTCCTTCAGGTGCCTGGGGGTCCGGCCCAACTGGGAGGACTATTCCGGGGAGGAGCGGGACCTGATCCGCGGTGCCGCCAAGATCTACTATCCGAGCCGGCTTTACGAGACGTTCTTCCTTTCCACCGGAAAGGACGTCTTTCCGCGGAACTATTACGAATTCATGGGAAACAAGATCCGGCAGACCGGCTTGTTCCAGCTTCTCGACGTTTCGCATCCCAGGACGAAAGTCTATTACGGAAGGCGTCGGAGCCCCTGCATCCTCAGCGATTTCACGTACCCCTTCATCGCGAAAGATCCCCTGGGATCTTCGCAGGGCTCCGGCGTCTGGCGGATCGAAAACCGAAAGGACCTGGAGCGATACCTGGCGCGCTGTCGACCCGCGTACATCCAGGAATACCTCCCGATCGACCGGGACCTTCGGGTGGTTCTGATCGCGGGCCGGGTGGTGCACGCCTACTGGCGGGTGGCACCCCCCGGCGAATTTCGAAACAATGTTTCCCTGGGAGCTTCGCTGGTGTTCGATGCCATTCCGGAAGACGCCCTGGATTTCGCGCGCGATGTGGCCTGCCGGTGCGGGTTCGGCGAAGTGGGCCTGGACATCTGCCGGCATGACGGCCGCTACTACGTGCTGGAAGCGAACATGGTTTACGGCCTGGAAGGCTTCCATAGGCGGTGTCTGAACATCCACGAGATCCTGAAACGCCTGGACGATGGAGGAACGTTGTGA
- a CDS encoding SIR2 family NAD-dependent protein deacylase: protein MSAGDPVLERALTQLKERLRQAHHVVALTGAGVSAESGVPTFRGEGGLWRSHRAVDLATPEAFARDPRLVWAFYNWRRELLGPLSPNPGHRALAAMERRFPRFTLVTQNIDNLHQEAGSRNVLELHGNIWRVRCTRCAVTSEDRRVPLPELPTCGVCGGLLRPDVVWFGEALDPEVLERVYEGLRSCDLMLVIGTSAVVQPAASMGLYARKHGAFVAEINLEPTPFSSMLDVSLLGKAGEILPRLVEPEAA, encoded by the coding sequence GTGAGCGCAGGCGATCCCGTCCTGGAACGCGCCCTGACTCAACTCAAGGAACGGCTCCGTCAGGCTCACCATGTGGTGGCGCTGACCGGGGCCGGAGTTTCCGCGGAGTCCGGTGTGCCCACCTTCCGTGGGGAAGGGGGCCTGTGGCGGAGTCACCGGGCCGTGGATCTCGCCACCCCGGAAGCTTTCGCCCGAGACCCGCGTCTGGTATGGGCGTTCTACAACTGGAGGCGGGAGCTGCTGGGTCCGCTCTCGCCGAATCCAGGCCACCGCGCCTTGGCCGCCATGGAGCGGCGCTTTCCCCGTTTCACCCTCGTCACCCAGAACATCGACAACCTGCACCAAGAGGCCGGAAGCCGCAATGTACTGGAGCTTCACGGCAACATCTGGCGGGTGCGCTGCACGCGCTGCGCCGTAACCTCCGAAGACCGCCGTGTGCCGCTTCCCGAACTGCCTACGTGCGGTGTGTGCGGTGGGCTGCTTCGGCCCGACGTGGTCTGGTTCGGGGAGGCGCTGGATCCCGAGGTGCTGGAGAGGGTCTACGAAGGGCTTCGATCCTGCGATCTGATGCTGGTGATCGGGACATCGGCCGTGGTCCAGCCGGCCGCTTCCATGGGGCTCTACGCCAGAAAACACGGAGCGTTCGTGGCCGAAATCAACCTGGAACCCACTCCGTTCAGCAGCATGCTGGACGTCAGTCTCCTCGGGAAGGCGGGCGAGATTCTCCCGCGGTTGGTGGAGCCGGAGGCGGCTTGA
- a CDS encoding flavodoxin family protein: MTRIVAIYGSPRRNGNTSMLLRSAVSAARDEGAVVEEFVLRDLRISPCLEIYACKEKGECAIQDDFQQVARSMLNAQGIMLASPIFFYTVSAHTKAFMDRCQSLWVKRYWIDRIPFGIRHYARKGLFVSVGATTGKRLFDGTLLTVRYFFDAVDTELWGTLLYRELDLEGDVLKHPDYLTSAYLKGREMAMTLKEADSG, translated from the coding sequence ATGACCAGAATCGTCGCCATCTACGGAAGCCCCCGAAGGAACGGTAACACCTCGATGCTTCTACGGAGCGCCGTTTCGGCGGCACGGGACGAAGGCGCCGTGGTGGAGGAGTTCGTTCTTCGAGATCTCAGGATTTCGCCCTGTCTCGAAATCTACGCTTGCAAGGAGAAGGGGGAATGCGCCATCCAGGACGATTTTCAGCAGGTCGCTCGATCCATGCTGAACGCCCAGGGGATCATGCTGGCGTCGCCGATCTTCTTTTACACGGTGAGCGCCCACACCAAGGCGTTCATGGACCGCTGCCAGTCGCTCTGGGTCAAGCGCTACTGGATCGACCGGATTCCCTTCGGCATACGGCATTACGCCAGGAAGGGGCTCTTCGTTTCCGTTGGGGCGACCACCGGAAAGCGGCTCTTCGACGGCACCCTCCTCACGGTCCGATATTTCTTCGACGCCGTGGACACGGAACTGTGGGGGACCTTGCTCTACCGGGAATTGGACCTGGAAGGCGACGTCCTCAAACACCCGGATTACCTCACGTCCGCCTACCTGAAGGGCAGGGAAATGGCGATGACTTTGAAGGAAGCCGATTCCGGCTGA
- the recN gene encoding DNA repair protein RecN produces MLAELIVHNFAIIRDLQVDFEPGLNVLTGETGAGKSILVGAVNLILGSRASQEMIRSGAEEATVEALFVFHDSPVLQERYRSLGLAPGEECVIRRVVSRTGRNRVFIDGQLVTLQQLQAFAEGLLSISGQHEHQLLLNPEVHLDLLDDFGKLGPHVTDVAEAFDRWTRTRDQWMRLRRHREELARQRDFLRFQLNELESASLKPAEDEKLQAEEKVLRHAETLYEAAKRAQRLLYSDQGAVLERLDQVGKDLAVLASIDPRQKTLAEHLDQATIHLEELHHALQEYAGSIAFDPHRLAEIQDRLALIQRLAKKYGPTVDHMLEKLEELRTALADEEEQEFREEALQKEMETLRSTYLSRARALSEERRRAASALSEAVRSVLASLDLPRARFDVRFDEERENLETVTDAAFTRKGVDRVEFLLSANPGEDLKPLARVASGGELSRILLALKSLLSLQGEAETLIFDEVDTGIGGRTAELVGRQLQQLARRHQVICITHLPQIACYGAHHYKVAKHTSGDETHTLITRLDGGERVEELARMLGGVSISEKTRAHAREWLEKAQRATCGEASS; encoded by the coding sequence GTGCTCGCCGAGTTGATCGTTCACAATTTTGCCATCATCCGAGACCTGCAGGTCGACTTCGAACCGGGCCTGAACGTGCTCACGGGCGAAACGGGCGCCGGAAAATCGATCCTCGTGGGCGCGGTGAACCTGATCCTTGGAAGCCGCGCTTCCCAGGAAATGATTCGTTCGGGAGCCGAAGAGGCCACGGTGGAAGCGCTTTTCGTCTTTCACGATTCCCCCGTTCTCCAGGAACGCTACCGGTCTCTGGGCCTTGCTCCGGGCGAAGAGTGCGTGATCCGCCGCGTGGTGTCGCGAACGGGACGGAACCGGGTGTTCATCGACGGTCAGCTGGTCACCCTGCAGCAACTCCAAGCGTTCGCCGAAGGACTCCTTTCCATATCAGGCCAACATGAACACCAGCTCCTTTTGAACCCGGAAGTCCACCTGGATCTTTTGGACGACTTCGGAAAGCTGGGGCCCCACGTCACCGACGTCGCCGAGGCCTTCGATCGCTGGACCCGTACCCGCGACCAATGGATGCGCCTTCGCCGGCATAGGGAGGAACTCGCACGGCAGCGGGACTTCCTGCGCTTTCAGTTGAACGAACTGGAATCGGCGTCCCTGAAGCCCGCCGAAGACGAGAAACTGCAGGCGGAAGAAAAGGTGCTGCGGCACGCGGAAACCCTCTACGAGGCGGCGAAGCGGGCTCAACGGCTGCTCTATTCCGACCAAGGCGCCGTACTGGAGCGCCTGGACCAGGTGGGAAAGGACCTGGCCGTTCTCGCCTCCATCGACCCCAGGCAGAAGACGCTTGCGGAACACCTGGACCAGGCGACCATCCACCTGGAAGAACTGCACCACGCCCTGCAGGAATACGCCGGAAGCATCGCCTTCGACCCACACCGCCTGGCGGAGATCCAGGATCGGCTGGCGTTGATCCAGCGCCTCGCCAAGAAATATGGACCAACCGTCGATCACATGCTGGAAAAATTGGAGGAACTCCGCACGGCGCTCGCCGACGAAGAGGAGCAGGAGTTCCGCGAAGAGGCGCTGCAGAAGGAGATGGAAACCCTTCGGAGTACCTACCTTTCCAGGGCTCGAGCTCTGTCGGAAGAACGCCGCCGGGCGGCATCGGCGCTGAGCGAGGCGGTCCGATCCGTCCTGGCTTCGCTGGATCTCCCGAGGGCGCGATTCGACGTCCGGTTTGATGAGGAACGTGAAAACCTGGAAACCGTGACAGACGCGGCGTTCACCCGCAAGGGCGTGGACCGGGTGGAATTCCTCCTTTCCGCCAACCCGGGCGAAGACCTGAAGCCCCTCGCGCGGGTGGCCTCCGGAGGCGAGCTTTCCCGGATTCTTCTGGCGCTCAAGAGCCTGCTCAGCCTGCAAGGGGAAGCCGAAACCCTCATCTTCGACGAAGTGGACACGGGGATCGGAGGACGGACCGCGGAACTTGTGGGGCGCCAGCTGCAACAACTCGCCCGGCGCCACCAGGTGATCTGCATCACCCACCTCCCGCAGATCGCCTGCTACGGCGCCCATCATTACAAGGTCGCCAAGCACACGTCAGGCGACGAAACCCATACCCTCATCACACGCTTGGACGGAGGGGAACGCGTGGAGGAGCTGGCGCGGATGCTTGGAGGCGTGAGCATTTCCGAAAAAACGCGGGCTCATGCCCGGGAATGGCTGGAAAAAGCTCAAAGGGCGACCTGCGGCGAAGCGTCCTCCTGA